One window of Agromyces rhizosphaerae genomic DNA carries:
- a CDS encoding molybdopterin-dependent oxidoreductase: MPDSGISRRALLATVATASVALVATTAGQTWAWLEPFNVFAPRRRGDGPQGLPVNRTAAQAGVADLARDPDWRLTVAHDGTEQAFTRDELAAMPQAEAVLPIACVEGWSTTAHWRGVRMAELLEAVGAPSGASVHITSLEPRGAFRTSEMGPEFARDPLTLVALELNGEVLDLEHGYPARIIAPARPGVVQTKWIDRIEVQA, encoded by the coding sequence ATGCCTGACTCCGGCATCAGCCGCCGCGCCCTGCTCGCGACCGTCGCGACGGCGTCGGTGGCCCTCGTCGCGACCACCGCGGGCCAGACCTGGGCGTGGCTCGAACCGTTCAACGTCTTCGCGCCGCGCCGCCGCGGCGACGGACCGCAGGGCCTGCCCGTGAACCGCACGGCCGCGCAGGCGGGCGTCGCCGACCTCGCGCGCGACCCGGACTGGCGGCTCACCGTCGCCCACGACGGCACCGAGCAGGCGTTCACGCGCGACGAGCTCGCCGCGATGCCCCAGGCCGAGGCCGTGCTGCCGATCGCGTGCGTCGAGGGGTGGAGCACGACCGCGCACTGGCGGGGCGTGCGCATGGCCGAACTGCTCGAGGCGGTCGGGGCGCCTTCAGGGGCATCCGTGCACATCACCAGCCTCGAGCCGCGCGGGGCGTTCCGCACCTCCGAGATGGGGCCCGAGTTCGCCCGCGACCCGCTCACGCTCGTCGCGCTCGAGCTGAACGGCGAGGTGCTCGACCTCGAGCACGGGTACCCCGCGCGCATCATCGCGCCGGCCCGCCCGGGCGTCGTGCAGACCAAGTGGATCGACCGGATCGAGGTGCAGGCATGA
- a CDS encoding iron-sulfur cluster assembly accessory protein — MPAKEGSLVLTLTETASTVVKTIVAQTPELDDGGLRINTDQPGGTEFAVSVAPAPEAGDAVVEAEGAKVFLGQFAALALDDKVLDAQVGEDGTVRFAIGDQA, encoded by the coding sequence TTGCCAGCCAAGGAAGGGAGCCTCGTGCTCACGCTCACCGAAACTGCCAGCACCGTCGTGAAGACCATCGTCGCCCAGACCCCGGAGCTCGACGACGGCGGGCTCCGCATCAACACCGACCAGCCCGGCGGCACCGAGTTCGCCGTGTCGGTCGCGCCCGCGCCCGAGGCGGGCGACGCCGTCGTGGAGGCGGAGGGAGCCAAGGTCTTCCTCGGCCAGTTCGCCGCGCTCGCCCTCGACGACAAGGTGCTCGACGCCCAGGTCGGCGAGGACGGCACCGTGCGCTTCGCCATCGGCGACCAGGCCTGA
- a CDS encoding sensor histidine kinase: protein MIPLPDLLAIVGIAGVAALLVGAIGLLVLIAARRASIMLQVVIVVLSTVLAVGAGTIAVANAMYLSEHDLLVTGWVVVVAGVVALGVGAVLGRILVGNTRRLREIARAVGDGQTVQPDGREGTEFAALADELADASRRLADSRAEVARIDQSRRELISWISHDLRTPLAGLRAMAEALEDGMVDDPARYHAQMRVQVDRVSSMVDDLFELSRIQSGALALEMEQVSLFDLVSDAVAELLPLARARDVTIVESRAGDLTVTGDARELSRVVGNLLMNAIQHSPPGSRIEVTARETGDAHVALSVTDAGGGIPEEDLAKVFRAGWRGTPSRSPSEAPADPIAAGAGLGLAIVQGIVDAHAGGVSVRNVPGGCRFDVTLPRVGAPA from the coding sequence ATGATCCCGCTGCCCGACCTCCTCGCCATCGTCGGCATCGCCGGCGTGGCCGCGCTGCTCGTGGGGGCGATCGGCCTGCTCGTGCTGATCGCGGCCCGGCGCGCGTCGATCATGCTGCAGGTCGTCATCGTCGTGCTGTCGACCGTGCTCGCGGTCGGGGCGGGGACGATCGCCGTCGCGAACGCCATGTACCTCTCCGAGCACGACCTGCTCGTCACCGGCTGGGTCGTGGTGGTGGCCGGCGTGGTCGCCCTGGGCGTGGGCGCCGTGCTCGGCCGCATCCTCGTCGGCAACACCCGTCGCCTGCGCGAGATCGCGCGCGCGGTCGGCGACGGGCAGACCGTTCAGCCTGACGGGCGCGAGGGCACCGAGTTCGCCGCGCTCGCCGACGAGCTGGCCGACGCCAGCCGTCGCCTCGCCGACTCCCGCGCCGAGGTCGCGCGCATCGACCAGTCCAGGCGCGAGCTCATCTCCTGGATCTCGCACGACCTGCGCACGCCCCTCGCCGGGCTCCGGGCCATGGCCGAGGCGCTCGAGGACGGCATGGTCGACGACCCCGCCCGGTACCACGCGCAGATGCGGGTGCAGGTCGACCGGGTCTCGAGCATGGTCGACGACCTGTTCGAGCTCTCGCGCATCCAGTCGGGTGCGCTCGCGCTCGAGATGGAGCAGGTGTCGCTGTTCGACCTCGTGTCCGACGCGGTCGCCGAGCTGCTGCCGCTCGCCCGCGCGCGCGACGTGACCATCGTCGAGTCGCGCGCCGGCGACCTCACGGTCACGGGCGACGCGCGCGAGCTCTCGCGGGTCGTCGGCAATCTGCTGATGAACGCCATCCAGCACTCGCCGCCGGGCAGCCGTATCGAGGTGACCGCGCGCGAGACCGGCGACGCGCACGTGGCGCTGAGCGTCACCGACGCGGGCGGCGGCATCCCCGAGGAGGACCTCGCCAAGGTCTTCCGCGCGGGCTGGCGCGGCACGCCCTCGCGCTCGCCGAGCGAGGCTCCCGCCGACCCGATCGCCGCCGGCGCGGGCCTCGGCCTCGCGATCGTGCAGGGCATCGTCGATGCGCACGCGGGCGGCGTGAGCGTGCGGAACGTGCCGGGCGGATGCCGCTTCGACGTGACGCTCCCGCGAGTCGGCGCGCCCGCCTGA
- a CDS encoding response regulator transcription factor, translating into MAEPNPEGGPAIDEALVDRRVLVIEDDPTVLEVVCRYLRAAGFIVDAERDGIAGLRQADRVPPDLVVADRMLPGIDGVEVCRRIRAQRPVPVIMLTALGSTEDRIEGLEAGADDYIAKPFSPRELVLRVQSVLRRSLPDFAPEAPFDLGAFHLETADRVVTKHGEELSLSVREFELLAFLLKHPHQVFSREQLLKAVWKWDFGDLSTVTVHVRRLREKIEDDPTEPQHLTTVWGVGYRFAA; encoded by the coding sequence GTGGCCGAACCGAACCCCGAGGGCGGGCCCGCGATCGACGAGGCGCTCGTCGACCGCCGCGTGCTCGTGATCGAGGACGACCCCACCGTGCTGGAGGTCGTCTGCCGGTACCTGCGCGCCGCCGGGTTCATCGTCGACGCCGAGCGCGACGGCATCGCGGGCCTCCGCCAGGCCGACCGCGTGCCGCCCGACCTGGTCGTGGCCGATCGGATGCTGCCGGGCATCGACGGCGTCGAGGTGTGCCGCCGCATCCGGGCCCAGCGCCCGGTGCCGGTCATCATGCTCACCGCGCTCGGCTCGACCGAGGATCGCATCGAGGGTCTCGAGGCGGGTGCCGACGACTACATCGCGAAGCCGTTCTCGCCGCGCGAGCTCGTGCTGCGCGTGCAGTCGGTGCTGCGCCGGAGCCTGCCGGACTTCGCGCCCGAGGCGCCGTTCGACCTCGGCGCGTTCCACCTCGAGACCGCGGACCGGGTCGTGACCAAGCACGGCGAGGAGCTCTCGCTCAGCGTGCGCGAGTTCGAGCTGCTCGCGTTCCTGCTGAAGCATCCGCACCAGGTGTTCAGCCGCGAGCAGCTGCTCAAGGCCGTCTGGAAGTGGGACTTCGGCGATCTCTCGACCGTGACGGTGCACGTGCGGCGCCTGCGCGAGAAGATCGAGGACGACCCCACCGAGCCGCAGCACCTCACCACCGTGTGGGGCGTCGGATACCGGTTCGCCGCATGA
- a CDS encoding TIGR04282 family arsenosugar biosynthesis glycosyltransferase, with translation MTAVAVIAKACLPGRAKTRLHPPYSLAQAAQIAQACVDDTLDLARALPATRRILFHDGEPGATDATGFEVLDQPPGGLDARLGFLFDAVDEPLVLIGMDTPHVPAAAVLPAFSEAPGVDAWLGPATDGGFWALAMHSPDGALLRGVPMSQGDTGALQLGRLREAGLTVRMLPEASDIDTAADLAPAVAAAPDGRLARVVAELVPEEADS, from the coding sequence GTGACGGCGGTCGCGGTGATCGCGAAGGCGTGCCTGCCCGGGCGCGCGAAGACCCGACTGCACCCGCCGTACTCGCTCGCGCAGGCGGCGCAGATCGCCCAGGCCTGCGTCGACGACACGCTCGACCTCGCCCGCGCGCTGCCGGCGACGCGGCGAATCCTCTTCCACGACGGCGAGCCGGGGGCGACGGATGCCACGGGCTTCGAGGTGCTCGACCAGCCCCCGGGCGGGCTCGACGCCCGGCTCGGGTTCCTGTTCGACGCGGTCGACGAGCCGCTCGTGCTCATCGGCATGGACACGCCGCACGTGCCCGCTGCGGCGGTGCTGCCGGCGTTCTCCGAGGCACCCGGGGTCGATGCCTGGCTCGGCCCCGCGACCGACGGCGGGTTCTGGGCGCTCGCGATGCACTCCCCCGACGGCGCGCTGCTGCGCGGGGTGCCCATGTCGCAGGGCGACACCGGGGCGCTGCAGCTCGGCCGGCTTCGCGAGGCGGGGCTGACCGTGCGGATGCTGCCCGAGGCATCCGACATCGACACCGCCGCCGATCTCGCGCCCGCCGTCGCGGCCGCGCCCGATGGCCGGCTGGCCCGGGTCGTCGCGGAGCTCGTGCCGGAGGAGGCGGACTCGTGA
- a CDS encoding class I SAM-dependent methyltransferase, whose protein sequence is MSTAALPTGATEARFGAGGHDPYDRALRDGSATLELAHVDASGRPATSPIDVARFAAPADEADRSTLDGVCGAVLDAGCGPGRMVLAAILAGHLALGVDVSETAVAVARARGLPVLRRSIFDRLPSEGAWGAVLLLDGNVGIGGSPAALLARCAALLESRGRVVVETHVDHDADHAFEGVVHDRAGGRSLPFPWAHLGVRALPAPAASAGLAVRDAWTVGDRSFAALEPA, encoded by the coding sequence GTGAGCACCGCCGCGCTGCCGACCGGAGCGACCGAGGCGCGCTTCGGCGCCGGCGGGCACGACCCCTACGATCGCGCACTGCGCGACGGCAGCGCCACGCTCGAGCTTGCGCACGTGGACGCGTCCGGCCGCCCGGCCACGAGCCCGATCGACGTGGCCCGCTTCGCGGCGCCGGCCGACGAAGCCGACCGCTCGACGCTCGACGGCGTGTGCGGCGCGGTGCTCGACGCGGGGTGCGGCCCGGGGCGCATGGTGCTCGCGGCGATCCTCGCCGGTCACCTCGCGCTCGGCGTCGACGTGTCCGAGACCGCCGTCGCGGTCGCGCGCGCCCGTGGGCTGCCGGTGCTGCGTCGCTCGATCTTCGACCGGCTCCCCTCCGAGGGCGCCTGGGGCGCGGTGCTGCTGCTCGACGGCAACGTCGGCATCGGCGGCAGCCCCGCCGCACTGCTCGCGCGCTGCGCGGCGCTGCTCGAGTCGCGCGGACGGGTCGTCGTCGAGACCCACGTCGACCACGACGCCGACCACGCGTTCGAGGGCGTCGTGCACGACCGGGCCGGCGGGCGCAGCCTCCCGTTCCCGTGGGCGCACCTCGGCGTGCGCGCGCTGCCAGCCCCCGCGGCATCCGCCGGCCTCGCCGTGCGCGACGCCTGGACCGTCGGCGACCGCTCCTTCGCCGCCCTCGAGCCCGCCTGA
- a CDS encoding glycosyltransferase family 2 protein, which yields MTVSAVDVVLPCLDEEGALTRVLAGLPDGYRALVVDNGSTDRSAEVARAAGATVIAHPVRGYGAAVHAGLEASVTDIVGFADADGSLDLGELPALVALVEGGADLVLGRRVPVERGAMPLHARAGNAVIARRVRAITGVRLRDIGPMRAGRREALLALGLDDRRSGYPLELVLRAAAEGLRIAEVDVTYRRRIGVSKVTGTVRGTITAVRDMSARLREAAR from the coding sequence GTGACCGTATCGGCCGTCGACGTCGTCCTCCCGTGCCTCGACGAGGAGGGGGCGCTCACCCGCGTGCTGGCCGGGCTGCCCGACGGCTACCGCGCGCTCGTCGTCGACAACGGGTCGACCGACCGTTCCGCCGAGGTCGCGCGCGCGGCCGGGGCGACCGTGATCGCCCACCCCGTGCGCGGCTACGGGGCGGCGGTGCACGCCGGGCTCGAGGCATCCGTCACCGACATCGTCGGGTTCGCCGACGCCGACGGGTCGCTCGACCTCGGCGAGCTGCCCGCGCTCGTCGCGCTGGTCGAGGGCGGCGCGGACCTGGTGCTCGGGCGCCGGGTGCCGGTCGAGCGCGGCGCGATGCCGCTGCACGCGCGGGCCGGCAACGCCGTGATCGCGAGGCGCGTGCGCGCGATCACCGGGGTGCGGCTGCGCGACATCGGTCCGATGCGGGCGGGCCGGCGCGAGGCGCTCCTCGCGCTCGGGCTCGACGACCGGCGCAGCGGCTACCCGCTCGAGCTCGTGCTGCGCGCCGCCGCCGAGGGCCTGCGCATCGCCGAGGTCGACGTGACCTACCGGCGCCGCATCGGCGTCTCGAAGGTGACCGGCACCGTGCGCGGCACCATCACCGCGGTGCGCGACATGTCCGCCCGGCTGCGGGAGGCGGCCCGGTGA